One genomic segment of Verrucomicrobiota bacterium includes these proteins:
- a CDS encoding fructose-bisphosphate aldolase (catalyzes the reversible formation of fructose 1,6-bisphosphate from glycerone phosphate and D-glyceraldehyde 3-phosphate) — protein MDLGKQLRIRRVLCGGRAVIVPMDHPVYMGAVEGLEAPRDIVRKVAEGGADGLLITPGALETAADVVKDLSIVLRLDGTHTKLGKHLERIDLIATVEHAARLGVDAVVINVFIGTDNEDVLLGKLADVACDCREWGMPLVAEMIPEPVLAAHYGKDGNDLTPDKRAEYIALAARVGAEIGADIIKTNYTGTRESFERVTRAAIRPVLMAGGPKTGNDASLLTSIRDAMDAGAAGVCVGRNLWQRKDVVAMTRAIRAIVHDGASAPEASKLAGIKD, from the coding sequence ATGGATCTTGGCAAGCAACTCAGAATCCGCAGAGTCCTGTGCGGCGGGCGGGCCGTTATCGTGCCGATGGACCACCCGGTCTACATGGGTGCGGTCGAAGGCCTCGAGGCCCCCCGAGACATTGTGCGCAAAGTGGCCGAGGGCGGCGCCGATGGCCTGCTCATCACGCCGGGCGCGCTCGAGACTGCCGCCGACGTGGTCAAAGACCTTTCGATCGTGCTGCGGCTCGACGGCACGCACACGAAGCTGGGCAAGCACCTCGAGCGCATCGACCTCATTGCCACCGTCGAGCACGCGGCCCGGCTCGGCGTCGATGCGGTCGTGATCAACGTCTTCATCGGCACCGACAACGAGGACGTGCTCCTCGGCAAGCTCGCCGATGTGGCGTGCGACTGCCGCGAGTGGGGTATGCCGCTCGTGGCCGAGATGATTCCCGAGCCCGTGCTCGCCGCCCATTACGGAAAGGACGGCAACGACCTTACGCCCGACAAGCGCGCCGAGTACATCGCGCTCGCCGCGCGCGTCGGGGCCGAGATCGGCGCCGACATCATCAAGACCAACTACACCGGCACGCGCGAGAGCTTCGAGCGCGTTACCCGCGCCGCCATCCGCCCCGTGCTCATGGCCGGCGGTCCCAAGACGGGTAACGACGCGAGCCTGCTCACGAGCATCCGCGACGCGATGGACGCCGGCGCCGCCGGCGTCTGCGTTGGCCGGAATCTGTGGCAGCGCAAGGACGTCGTCGCGATGACGCGCGCCATCCGCGCCATCGTGCACGACGGGGCCTCGGCTCCCGAGGCTTCCAAGCTCGCCGGCATCAAGGACTGA
- a CDS encoding DUF4145 domain-containing protein, whose translation MLAIRKKKAQDNEPIGSSVEGMPVDGPRVAARCPSCGHEAVFDRFEAMKDLLYGGHVYGQRKCPNPDCRGHLFFVSRGKEGVTTFPAQRVDFEKDGVPAHVMAPLEEALECHANGCYTAAAMMTRRALELICDDRAASGQTLLERLKDLSREIVLPDKLLKEVNVLSVFGDEKADARLSTFPQVGKPESEAGLALTKEILKAAYQYDKLIDKLSALREK comes from the coding sequence ATGTTGGCGATCAGGAAGAAGAAAGCACAAGACAACGAGCCGATCGGGAGCTCGGTAGAGGGGATGCCCGTGGACGGGCCGCGGGTGGCGGCCCGGTGCCCCTCGTGCGGGCACGAGGCGGTGTTTGACCGGTTCGAGGCGATGAAGGACCTGCTCTACGGCGGCCACGTCTACGGCCAGCGCAAATGCCCGAACCCAGACTGCAGGGGCCACCTCTTCTTCGTGAGCCGGGGCAAGGAGGGCGTCACCACCTTTCCGGCGCAGCGCGTCGACTTCGAGAAGGATGGCGTGCCCGCACACGTGATGGCGCCGCTCGAGGAAGCGCTCGAGTGCCACGCCAACGGCTGTTACACGGCCGCGGCGATGATGACCCGCCGCGCGCTCGAGCTCATCTGCGACGACCGCGCCGCTTCGGGCCAGACGTTGCTTGAACGGCTCAAGGATCTGAGCCGCGAGATCGTGCTGCCCGACAAGCTGCTCAAAGAGGTCAACGTCCTCAGCGTCTTTGGCGACGAGAAGGCCGATGCCCGCTTGAGCACCTTTCCACAGGTCGGCAAGCCAGAGTCCGAGGCCGGCCTCGCGCTCACCAAAGAGATCCTCAAGGCCGCCTACCAGTACGATAAGCTCATCGACAAGCTCAGCGCCCTCCGGGAGAAGTAG